In Suncus etruscus isolate mSunEtr1 chromosome 2, mSunEtr1.pri.cur, whole genome shotgun sequence, the genomic stretch cttgttgcaggtgagctgcaaagcaggcaccggcacactcgcctcccgctacgccgcatatcttaattgcgggcCTTCCCGCGTGCCAGCGGCAAGGCCTTCGTGTGCCATAGGTTCGTTCTTGAGGCTCGAGGCTGCTGCTGGGGAGGCAATGTGACAAAACCGCTTACAAGAACATGTTTATTCTCTATGCAAAAGGCCCTACAGCTTTACAAACAGCTCCAACACGGCCCCGAGCAGACGGGGCAGCCTGGCGCCAAGCACCCGTTTGGCTGGGCCCAGGGGCCCCATGGCAGGGCGGGTGGCACCTGGATGGCACCTTGCTCCACACTCCTGGCGTGGCAAGGCAGGGCCGTCCACACAGCTGCTTCGAGTCCAGGAGCAGACGGCGCGGTGAGGACAGAGGTTGGTAGCCTCGCCCGGGCCCAGTGCCAGTGGAGGCTAAGGCACGGGCAGGCAGCACTGAGGACCCACCGCCCCAGCTGCTCGGGACAAATGTGCATTTCCTGCCGTTTCCCTGAATAGTCCTAAACGAGGATCGAAAAATGGTTTCCCcgatataaaagaagaaaacaacttggTGAGGTTCAGGGCTCTGCGGCGAGTGTGAACCCTGCTGTGGCTGTGGCTTCCAGATACTTGGGGAGGGGGATCGTGGGCGGGTGGCTGACACCCTCCTTCCCAGAAGCAGCTCCACACTGGGCCCCCGCTGCAGGCTGGACCCTGGGGTCTGTTGAAGGGTGAGGACGGGCTGTGTGTGGGGCCTGCACACCCACCTCCACACCTTCCCCCGGCCCCCAATCCTGGCGGTGCCCGACTCCTGGAGGGCACCTAGAGAATGAAGCCGGGCCGGGGTGGGGGCCTCTGGGGCAGCGCGGGCGGGTGTGGAGACACGAGATGCGCCGAGAAGCCCTGCGGAGGGGGCAGGCCCACACGGGGAGGCAGCGGCGGGCACTGGAGTCCAGGGCAGGGTGAGCCCACAGCGGCCGGGAAGGGCATGGCCAGGCGGCCAGCTGGCACggggggcggcgggggcggcAGACGCCGGGGCAGGGCTGAGGGGACCCCGCCGGCCTCCGGGGCTGGGTAAGGCAACGGGGCGGCAGGCTCGGGCAGCCGGAGGGGCACAGGGCCCGGGGCGAGTCTCTGGCCCTTCAGCACCAGTTCCTGCAGCTTGTCGATCTTGACCCTGCGTGTGTGTGCCAGCCTGCGCTGGCTTGGGTAGGTATCGATGAAGGTGTCCAGGGGCAGCTCCCCATCCAGGAACTTCTCGGCCATGTTCTGAAAGCAGCCGGGGCGTAGTGTGAGGGACAGAACCCCACGGCCAGCACCAACCTCCGCCCACCCGCCTGTCTGCCTGCCCGCTCTGCTCACCTCTGTATCCTCCTCGATTTTGGCTCCTTCAGCCTGGAGAAGGGCTAACAGGGTTTCCAAGGAGGCGCTGCTCGACTGCCTGTCTGGAAGGGGCCGGGGCCGAGATGAGCAAAGGTGGGTGGAGCCCCAGAAACCACTGTTCCCCACACGACCCCCCAAGTGCTGCTGAAGTGCCAAACTGCCTGCCCCAGGGTGCCCATTTCCACAGGCTCCACCAAGCAGGGAAGGGGCGCAGGCTCTCTCCTCAGTGCTCTCTCTGAGCCCTCAAGGTGGATATTGGGGAAAGGCCACATGACCCTGGGGCtccagcaatagcacagtgggtgacctgggtttgatccctggcattccatatggtcccacaagcctgccaggagcaatttctgagatcagagccaggagtaatctgagtgccaccaggagtggctcaaaagcaaaaactaaagcTGTCTgtttaaaatacatattcaagGTGCCACCAACCAGTTGCCAGTGCCGTCCCCTGGCCTGTGACCCATCCTACCGCACAGCACATGCCTGCACTGTCAACCAAGGCCTCAGGCCTCACCCCTACACCCCTGGCATCGGGTATCCCCACCATGAAGCACTCAGGAGCGAGGCTGAGCCACCTCCAGGGTCCTCAGAGCGCCCCCAATCCCTATCCCCTCACACCCTGCCAGCGCTCCTTCCCGGAGGCCTCACCCAGCTTGGTCTTCTTGAGCTGGTAGGTCTCGAAGAGGCCCTGCAGCTCCTGGTACCGCTGCGTCAGGCGGGCCTTGAGCGCATCCAGCCGGGGCAGGAAGAGCAGGTTGCCCTCAGCCAGGCTGCGGTTGCTGGCAAGTGTCATCTCCTTGCTGAGCTGGAGATTCTGCGTCTGTGGGGAGACAGTGAAGTGAAGGGAAaggctgtggtggtggtggtgggcggGGAGACAGTGAGGTGAAGGGAAAGgctgtggtggtgtgtgtgtgtggggggagaccTTGGCCCCTGCTGGTAGAGATAGAGCGGCAGGCTGAGGGCCTGGGCGAGAGCAACCTGCAGCAATCCGGACACTCCTCACCTGGGGGGACACTCAACTTCTGTCCAAGCCAAGCCACACCACAGCCCCCCAACCATGCTGCTGCCCACCCCCAACACTGCAGTAGCTGGATGGATGGACAGGCGCACGAATGGACGAACATTGATCCCTCGATGCACGAGTCTGGGCAGGGAGACAGACAGGGAACCATCAGCCCTTTTGTgcaagttttttaattttcttggacCCAAACACACACTCTTCATCCTAAACGAC encodes the following:
- the VPS37B gene encoding vacuolar protein sorting-associated protein 37B yields the protein MAGAGSDSRFSGLSLVQLHELLEDEAQLAGMVQDMEETQNLQLSKEMTLASNRSLAEGNLLFLPRLDALKARLTQRYQELQGLFETYQLKKTKLDRQSSSASLETLLALLQAEGAKIEEDTENMAEKFLDGELPLDTFIDTYPSQRRLAHTRRVKIDKLQELVLKGQRLAPGPVPLRLPEPAAPLPYPAPEAGGVPSALPRRLPPPPPPVPAGRLAMPFPAAVGSPCPGLQCPPLPPRVGLPPPQGFSAHLVSPHPPALPQRPPPRPGFIL